From the genome of Metabacillus schmidteae, one region includes:
- a CDS encoding restriction endonuclease → MDFLEGFKMSWELLWAMLTADPKFTLTLGGVIIGLTAILILIEFLKNLKLKRSGMLEVDKMRGRRFEEYLRLLLVHRGYKVRLTPATGDYGADLILTLNDKTIIVQAKRYKKKVGLKAVQEIATAKSHYKANECWVITNNYFTKPAVELASSNKVRLIDRNQLMKWMLERNKSA, encoded by the coding sequence ATGGACTTTTTAGAAGGATTCAAAATGAGCTGGGAGTTACTATGGGCAATGTTAACTGCTGACCCTAAATTCACTTTAACATTAGGTGGAGTGATAATTGGTTTAACAGCAATTCTAATATTAATTGAATTTTTAAAGAACCTAAAGTTAAAGAGATCTGGAATGTTAGAAGTTGATAAAATGAGAGGGCGAAGATTTGAAGAATACCTTAGACTTTTACTCGTTCATAGAGGTTATAAAGTTAGACTTACACCTGCTACAGGTGATTATGGAGCGGATCTAATATTAACGTTGAACGACAAAACAATCATTGTTCAAGCAAAGCGATATAAAAAGAAAGTAGGGTTAAAGGCTGTACAAGAAATAGCAACGGCCAAAAGTCATTATAAAGCTAATGAATGTTGGGTAATTACTAATAATTATTTTACTAAGCCAGCTGTCGAATTAGCTTCATCGAATAAGGTAAGGTTAATTGATAGAAACCAACTAATGAAATGGATGCTTGAAAGAAATAAGAGCGCATAG
- a CDS encoding site-specific integrase, translating into MGRIRITRLILLKALSENEGYKNSVEEGSILDLITSKEFLLQVSDIGIEMIINTLNIETQKDSKEFPVEEDTINSVSSIIQRFENELYQNEKSDNTIKSYINSINKFKEYLDGTDENLLTFTQEDAIRYLQEESRRLTQPTITKKMSAINAFS; encoded by the coding sequence TTGGGCAGAATACGAATTACAAGATTAATCTTGTTAAAAGCACTTTCTGAAAATGAGGGATACAAGAATAGTGTGGAAGAAGGAAGTATTCTTGATCTAATAACCTCTAAAGAATTTTTACTCCAAGTAAGTGATATAGGTATAGAAATGATCATCAATACTCTAAATATTGAAACTCAGAAAGATTCAAAAGAATTTCCAGTAGAAGAAGACACTATTAATTCTGTTTCCTCTATTATACAAAGATTCGAAAATGAATTATATCAAAATGAAAAGTCAGATAACACGATAAAGAGCTATATTAATAGTATAAATAAGTTTAAGGAATATTTAGATGGTACTGATGAAAACTTACTAACCTTCACTCAAGAAGATGCTATAAGGTACCTACAAGAAGAATCTAGGAGGCTAACTCAACCAACCATAACTAAGAAAATGTCAGCTATTAATGCATTTTCTTAA